A DNA window from Rhizobium sp. NXC14 contains the following coding sequences:
- a CDS encoding transglycosylase SLT domain-containing protein, producing the protein MADIRSIITDAAARYGVDPEYALKTAQIESGLNPHAQNKGSSAGGLFQFIDSTWGKYGKGASKYDAYASADAFMRFTVDNQNYLKKKLGRDLSNGELYLAHQQGAGGALNLLANPNAMAVDLIGRAAVIGNAGQTGMTASEFASLWTKKMDGTTVGNGPSGIVLPGSMGNSQNPGDYSVHDQGRISASDVVPTMNLTRAEEVQQEKDRVAAQPSYGEAIKTAVKNEWSVLTPFRALGHYDPEPDYKLTKEKLEAFGRSIPDDYLDEFEDAVSDEHAEAIRNRLLTQLEDNQKIASLGTAGTIISMGAALTDPGAIAATAAIGAVTGGFGVPAAVAARLGRVGLVGLAAAEGVAGNLATDIPLAAVDPTRDVSFDDLKYSIGTGLVMGGTMGAFRRNPMLNEEAKQVARIGEQMRNDALTPANPGSVGAAAAMGDNFTRSDTSNLIDDFKRLDPKGKFLNWRVDSVGQLMASKNPMAQAVARYLGEDGVRAAKGSGVVTEIAATERMQRRLRVAQINWYRGYGDAWKKFRKANGISAFNSKDAELRFKEQIADYIREESPAVRAQFPAEVKQAAGAFQSEMKSFWQEAQKLGITRSEHGVENYFPRYAHLAKATKLIKEVGYSMDRKGGLTDLFAGAILKKQPGLEPQIAKRMGYAVLDRFQKLSSGEEMFGSGHLGFDLDDLEVELKNYLSDDEIANVKAWASRNEKKADEASGPARMKARIMLDENHLGEVWDKHGARRQVSISDFYVKDPHTAFQLYARNMSGQLAMARMQVRDPETGALLIDGIKNGNDWTKLKNQIKSVGEATGADNKLDEKNLDFLYSAITGTPLQGIDRGSDGATFLRMLRDFNFLRLMGQVGFSQVPEFGRVVAQAGIKTTFQAVPSFRHLLDMARSGKMTDEVAEELDALGAFGSDYERTAHYLDTDELGVPVTSGTDSAMQRVAGAVNPKLHAMNRFVSMGSGMAPINRVFQKWSARAAAVKFTKMAMFGDKIDAERLRALGLDKDAAEKIFEAIRTNATFKGGVKSPSKLRSLGIKNWDGNTLAAFEDAMFRLNRTMILENDPGQMHRWMAHPMGQMMMQFRTFAMAAHTKALLQGLNMRDMPAINGALASSFLGAAVYAGQTHLNLLGRQDREKQLKERLSWDKLGLAGFARSSESALVPMFADIGWQFFDDEPIFDTRSSGLKTTVQGALGNPTGDLVSTGIAGIAGVTSALAGDDYSQTDWQNLTRVLPFSRMMGAIQFLNWAGSGLPRRELRD; encoded by the coding sequence ATGGCCGACATCAGGTCTATCATCACCGATGCTGCAGCCCGCTATGGCGTCGACCCCGAATACGCCCTCAAGACGGCCCAGATCGAAAGCGGTCTCAACCCTCACGCTCAGAACAAAGGCTCCTCCGCAGGGGGCCTTTTTCAGTTCATCGACAGCACCTGGGGGAAGTACGGAAAGGGCGCGTCGAAGTACGATGCCTACGCCTCTGCAGACGCCTTCATGCGCTTCACGGTGGACAATCAGAACTACCTCAAGAAGAAGCTCGGCCGTGACCTGTCGAACGGCGAACTTTACCTCGCTCATCAGCAGGGGGCGGGCGGTGCGTTGAACCTCCTGGCCAACCCGAACGCCATGGCAGTCGACCTTATCGGCCGTGCTGCAGTGATCGGGAACGCCGGCCAGACGGGTATGACAGCCTCTGAGTTCGCCAGCCTCTGGACCAAGAAGATGGACGGTACCACGGTCGGCAATGGCCCCTCAGGCATCGTTTTGCCGGGATCAATGGGAAACTCTCAGAACCCTGGTGACTACTCGGTCCACGATCAGGGCCGCATCAGCGCTTCCGATGTCGTGCCCACGATGAACCTGACGCGCGCCGAAGAGGTCCAGCAGGAGAAGGATCGCGTTGCTGCTCAGCCGTCCTACGGCGAGGCAATCAAGACCGCTGTGAAGAACGAGTGGTCGGTACTGACACCCTTTCGCGCGCTGGGCCACTACGATCCTGAACCGGACTACAAGCTCACCAAGGAGAAACTCGAAGCCTTCGGCCGAAGCATTCCCGACGATTACCTCGACGAGTTCGAGGACGCGGTTTCTGATGAGCATGCTGAGGCCATCCGCAACAGGCTCCTGACGCAGCTCGAAGACAACCAGAAGATCGCCTCTCTGGGCACTGCCGGCACGATCATCTCCATGGGAGCTGCCTTGACTGACCCCGGCGCTATCGCTGCAACGGCAGCTATCGGGGCGGTGACGGGCGGCTTCGGCGTACCGGCTGCGGTCGCTGCTCGCCTCGGCCGAGTTGGCTTGGTAGGGCTCGCTGCCGCTGAGGGCGTGGCCGGCAACCTCGCCACTGACATCCCCCTCGCGGCTGTCGACCCGACCCGTGATGTGTCCTTCGACGATCTCAAATATAGCATCGGTACGGGCCTCGTGATGGGCGGTACGATGGGAGCCTTTCGTCGAAACCCGATGCTCAACGAGGAGGCCAAGCAGGTCGCCCGTATCGGGGAGCAGATGCGCAACGATGCCCTGACCCCCGCCAATCCCGGTTCGGTCGGTGCTGCTGCAGCCATGGGTGACAACTTCACCCGCTCCGACACCAGCAACCTGATCGACGACTTCAAGCGCCTCGATCCCAAGGGCAAGTTCCTGAACTGGCGGGTCGACAGCGTGGGTCAGCTCATGGCCTCAAAGAACCCGATGGCCCAAGCCGTGGCTCGATACCTCGGTGAAGATGGCGTTAGGGCCGCAAAGGGAAGCGGAGTGGTGACCGAGATCGCCGCCACCGAGCGCATGCAGCGCCGGCTTCGAGTGGCCCAGATCAACTGGTACCGGGGCTATGGCGATGCGTGGAAGAAGTTCCGCAAGGCCAATGGCATCAGTGCCTTCAACAGCAAGGATGCCGAGCTAAGGTTCAAGGAGCAGATCGCTGACTACATCCGCGAGGAGAGCCCCGCCGTGCGCGCTCAGTTCCCCGCTGAGGTGAAGCAGGCAGCGGGCGCATTCCAGTCGGAGATGAAGTCCTTCTGGCAGGAAGCTCAGAAGCTGGGCATCACGAGGTCGGAGCACGGGGTGGAGAACTACTTCCCCCGCTATGCGCACCTCGCCAAGGCCACCAAGCTGATCAAAGAGGTCGGCTACAGCATGGACCGCAAGGGTGGCCTCACGGACCTCTTCGCAGGGGCCATCCTGAAGAAGCAGCCGGGGCTGGAGCCGCAGATCGCCAAGCGCATGGGCTACGCCGTCCTCGACCGCTTCCAGAAGCTCAGCTCTGGGGAGGAGATGTTCGGTAGCGGCCACCTAGGCTTCGACCTCGACGACCTCGAAGTGGAGCTGAAGAACTACCTCTCGGACGATGAGATCGCCAACGTTAAGGCGTGGGCATCACGTAATGAGAAGAAGGCCGATGAGGCCTCTGGACCGGCCCGTATGAAGGCCCGCATCATGCTCGATGAGAACCATCTGGGCGAGGTCTGGGACAAGCACGGCGCTCGCCGGCAAGTCAGCATCTCTGACTTCTACGTCAAGGACCCCCACACAGCCTTCCAGCTCTACGCTCGCAACATGAGCGGCCAGCTCGCTATGGCCCGCATGCAGGTGCGAGACCCTGAGACTGGCGCGCTGCTGATAGACGGGATCAAGAATGGGAATGACTGGACGAAGCTGAAGAACCAGATCAAGTCCGTGGGCGAGGCGACAGGCGCAGACAACAAGCTCGACGAGAAGAACCTCGACTTCCTCTACTCGGCCATCACCGGCACCCCGTTACAGGGGATCGACAGGGGCTCTGACGGGGCCACCTTCCTGCGCATGCTGAGGGATTTCAACTTCCTCCGTCTCATGGGTCAGGTCGGCTTCTCGCAGGTTCCTGAGTTCGGTCGTGTGGTCGCCCAGGCGGGCATCAAGACCACGTTCCAGGCTGTCCCGTCATTCCGTCACCTTCTCGACATGGCTCGCTCGGGCAAGATGACTGACGAGGTGGCCGAAGAGCTGGACGCTCTGGGTGCCTTCGGCAGCGACTACGAGCGTACCGCTCACTACCTCGATACCGATGAGCTGGGCGTTCCAGTGACCAGCGGGACAGACTCGGCGATGCAACGCGTGGCCGGCGCGGTGAACCCCAAGCTCCACGCCATGAACCGCTTCGTCTCGATGGGCTCTGGCATGGCCCCGATCAACCGCGTGTTCCAGAAGTGGTCGGCCCGTGCGGCTGCCGTCAAGTTCACCAAGATGGCGATGTTCGGGGACAAGATCGATGCCGAGCGTCTCCGCGCCCTCGGGCTGGATAAGGATGCTGCCGAGAAGATCTTCGAAGCGATCAGGACGAACGCCACCTTTAAGGGCGGTGTGAAGTCCCCCTCGAAGCTCCGCAGCCTGGGCATCAAGAACTGGGATGGCAACACGCTCGCGGCGTTCGAGGATGCGATGTTTCGGCTGAACCGGACGATGATCCTTGAGAACGATCCCGGCCAGATGCACCGATGGATGGCTCACCCGATGGGCCAGATGATGATGCAGTTCCGCACATTTGCTATGGCTGCCCACACGAAGGCTCTCCTGCAGGGCCTGAACATGCGCGATATGCCGGCCATCAACGGCGCTTTGGCGTCCAGCTTCCTCGGCGCTGCAGTTTACGCAGGCCAAACGCACCTCAACCTGCTCGGCAGGCAGGACCGCGAGAAGCAACTGAAGGAGCGCCTCTCGTGGGATAAGCTTGGCCTTGCGGGGTTCGCTCGATCTTCCGAAAGCGCTCTGGTCCCGATGTTCGCTGATATCGGCTGGCAGTTCTTCGACGATGAGCCGATCTTCGACACCCGCTCGTCGGGCTTGAAGACGACCGTGCAGGGCGCTCTTGGTAACCCGACAGGCGACCTCGTCTCGACAGGCATTGCCGGCATTGCTGGGGTCACGTCGGCCCTGGCCGGCGACGACTACTCACAGACCGACTGGCAGAACCTGACCCGCGTCCTGCCGTTCTCCCGCATGATGGGCGCGATCCAGTTCCTCAACTGGGCCGGCTCTGGCTTGCCTCGACGCGAGCTTCGGGACTGA
- a CDS encoding phage tail fiber protein encodes MALAYAQSLGDGVTTIFTVPFPYISKTHVQVKVDGVAVAYTWLSPTSVQITPAPGVDKIVDRRRVTPRDTLLVDFVDGSTLVESDLDLSALQVFYLAQESFDLGEASLGVTEDGSFSALGRRISNVLTPTQANDVATKQFVEDGVTSGVNIATQKAAEASAYAVAAATSETDAAASASSASASKTVATTKASEAATSATNAAGSATTAATRATEAAASAAEALGYRNTASTKAAEAAASAAAAATFDPSTFYTKTEINTSLAGKFDKVGGTATGDINIMKSSPVLSLQNTDAGANKWAVLSYSDGKLYFQKQTGTIVNALVVGADGSITTGQFGDLDSRIEARATAWANDRVSKLAFRKVSSSSFTIPDNGLMMCPAGAVFTGMNMQGTSNNPAMHYHYLQSYDPVRGWVTFSGS; translated from the coding sequence ATGGCTCTTGCTTATGCTCAATCCCTCGGGGACGGGGTTACGACCATCTTCACGGTCCCCTTTCCCTACATCTCCAAGACCCACGTTCAGGTGAAGGTCGACGGGGTTGCGGTTGCCTACACCTGGCTGTCGCCTACCTCAGTCCAAATCACGCCGGCACCGGGCGTCGACAAGATCGTTGATCGCCGCCGTGTGACCCCTCGCGACACCCTTCTGGTGGACTTTGTCGACGGCTCCACTCTGGTCGAAAGCGACCTCGATCTGTCGGCGCTGCAGGTGTTCTACCTTGCGCAGGAATCCTTCGACCTGGGTGAGGCTTCCCTCGGCGTGACCGAAGATGGTTCCTTCTCGGCGCTCGGCCGGCGCATCTCGAATGTCCTAACGCCGACTCAGGCTAACGATGTCGCCACCAAGCAGTTCGTCGAAGACGGCGTGACCTCGGGCGTGAACATCGCCACCCAGAAGGCTGCTGAGGCATCGGCCTACGCCGTCGCTGCGGCTACCTCTGAGACAGACGCTGCGGCCTCTGCGTCCTCGGCCAGCGCGTCAAAGACGGTGGCCACGACTAAGGCCAGCGAAGCTGCCACCAGCGCCACCAATGCTGCAGGCTCTGCAACCACCGCTGCCACCAGGGCCACCGAGGCTGCTGCTAGCGCCGCAGAAGCTCTAGGTTACCGCAACACCGCTTCCACCAAGGCCGCTGAAGCTGCGGCTAGTGCGGCTGCCGCTGCCACCTTCGACCCGTCGACCTTCTACACCAAGACGGAGATCAATACCTCCCTCGCGGGGAAGTTTGACAAGGTCGGCGGTACGGCAACCGGCGACATCAACATCATGAAGAGTAGTCCGGTCCTTTCGCTTCAGAATACCGATGCTGGTGCCAACAAGTGGGCCGTCCTCAGCTATTCTGACGGCAAACTATATTTCCAGAAGCAGACCGGCACTATTGTCAACGCCCTGGTCGTAGGAGCTGACGGCTCGATCACGACTGGGCAATTCGGCGATCTCGATTCCCGGATTGAAGCCCGCGCGACCGCCTGGGCGAACGACCGCGTATCTAAGCTAGCGTTCCGTAAGGTCAGTTCCAGTTCCTTCACGATACCGGACAACGGCCTGATGATGTGCCCAGCGGGTGCCGTGTTTACCGGGATGAACATGCAGGGCACTTCGAACAACCCCGCCATGCACTACCACTACCTGCAATCCTATGACCCCGTCCGTGGCTGGGTCACGTTCAGCGGATCATAA
- the terL gene encoding phage terminase large subunit, whose translation MTANGLKSGTHLSPAIDPLKKDFRNFLFVVWKHLNLPVPTAVQYDIAGYLQHGPKRCVIEAFRGVGKSYVTSAFVVWLLYCNPQLNILVVSASKDRSDQFSSFTKRLIAEMPILAHLRAQAGQRDSMVAFDVGPARNSHSPSVKSVGITGQLAGSRADIIIADDVEVPNNSMTQLQRDQLSERVKEFDAILKPLPTSRIIYLGTPQTEMSLYNRLPERGYEIRIWPARVPNDPERYLGRLSKFVMDMIEAGAQPREPVDPQRFQEQDLIEREASYARSGFALQFMLDTSLSDQDKYPLKLSDLIVSSLDPRMAPAKLVWCNDPDKVISDLPAVGLQGDRLHRPMWVANEMAEYTGSVMAIDPSGNGGDETAYAIVKILHGNLFLVASGGFKEGYSEATLQALAMLGATHNVNRVIVEGNFGDGMFTQLLKPVFARVHPVTIEEVKHSTQKERRICDVLEPVMNQHRLVVDAQVIKRDHEAEPHRQLFYQLTRITRDRGALVKDDRLDALAIAVGYWVEHMSRDTNKAADEHKTALLEQELRSFAEHVFGMQGEDSLRWISIG comes from the coding sequence ATGACAGCCAACGGCCTGAAGTCAGGCACCCATCTCAGCCCCGCCATCGACCCGCTGAAGAAGGACTTTCGAAACTTCCTCTTCGTGGTGTGGAAGCACCTTAACCTTCCGGTCCCGACCGCAGTTCAATACGACATCGCCGGCTACCTTCAGCACGGCCCCAAGCGTTGCGTGATCGAAGCCTTCCGAGGCGTGGGCAAGTCCTACGTCACCTCGGCCTTCGTGGTCTGGCTCCTGTACTGCAACCCCCAGCTCAACATCCTCGTGGTCTCAGCCTCGAAGGACCGCTCCGACCAATTCTCCAGCTTCACCAAGAGGCTGATAGCTGAGATGCCAATCTTGGCCCACCTCCGCGCCCAGGCAGGGCAGCGCGACTCGATGGTGGCCTTCGATGTCGGCCCAGCCCGCAACTCTCACTCCCCCTCCGTCAAGTCCGTTGGCATCACCGGCCAGCTCGCCGGCTCCCGTGCTGACATCATCATCGCGGACGACGTTGAGGTTCCCAACAACTCCATGACTCAGCTCCAGCGCGACCAGCTCTCGGAGCGCGTGAAGGAGTTCGACGCTATTCTGAAACCCCTGCCGACCAGCCGCATCATTTACCTCGGCACCCCGCAGACGGAGATGAGTCTCTACAATCGGCTGCCCGAACGCGGCTACGAAATCCGCATCTGGCCGGCCCGCGTCCCGAATGATCCCGAGCGCTACCTCGGTCGCCTCTCGAAGTTCGTGATGGACATGATCGAGGCTGGCGCTCAGCCGCGTGAGCCAGTCGATCCCCAGCGCTTCCAAGAGCAGGACTTGATCGAGCGTGAGGCTTCCTACGCCCGCTCTGGCTTCGCCCTGCAGTTCATGCTCGACACCTCGCTCAGCGACCAAGACAAATACCCGCTGAAGCTCTCCGACTTGATCGTCTCCTCGCTCGATCCTCGCATGGCCCCCGCCAAGCTGGTCTGGTGCAACGACCCTGACAAGGTGATCTCTGATCTCCCGGCAGTCGGCCTTCAGGGTGACCGTCTGCATCGCCCGATGTGGGTGGCCAATGAGATGGCTGAATACACAGGCTCTGTCATGGCCATCGACCCCTCGGGCAACGGCGGCGACGAGACGGCCTATGCCATCGTGAAGATACTCCACGGCAACCTCTTCTTGGTGGCTTCAGGGGGCTTCAAGGAAGGCTATTCGGAGGCGACCCTCCAGGCGCTCGCCATGCTCGGCGCGACCCACAACGTCAACCGCGTGATCGTCGAAGGCAACTTCGGTGACGGCATGTTCACCCAGCTCCTCAAGCCGGTGTTCGCTCGCGTCCATCCAGTGACCATTGAGGAGGTGAAGCACTCGACACAGAAGGAGCGCCGCATTTGCGATGTTCTGGAACCCGTCATGAACCAGCACCGCCTTGTGGTGGATGCCCAGGTCATCAAGCGTGACCACGAGGCCGAGCCTCACAGGCAGCTCTTCTACCAGCTCACCCGCATCACCCGCGACCGTGGCGCTCTCGTGAAAGACGACCGCCTCGATGCCCTGGCTATCGCCGTGGGCTACTGGGTCGAGCACATGTCCAGAGACACGAACAAGGCTGCCGACGAACACAAGACGGCGCTGCTCGAACAGGAGCTGAGGAGCTTCGCTGAGCACGTCTTCGGCATGCAGGGTGAAGACAGCCTTAGGTGGATCAGTATCGGTTGA
- a CDS encoding MarR family winged helix-turn-helix transcriptional regulator produces the protein MPKALFSRMSAVMNEVRQLQDEKALMSVQTFEVFLVIASKEGIASSEIRKITGIPQPSVSRALGDLGEKAVRRDAEGLKLIKTERDPSDLRNVVCFLTPKGKLLAARIAQLMGIDDTKVDGSFVSGAQ, from the coding sequence ATGCCCAAGGCACTGTTTTCGCGCATGAGCGCGGTCATGAATGAGGTGCGCCAGCTCCAAGACGAGAAGGCGCTCATGTCGGTGCAGACCTTCGAGGTTTTCCTCGTGATCGCATCGAAGGAGGGCATAGCGTCCTCCGAAATCAGAAAGATAACGGGCATCCCGCAGCCGTCTGTAAGCCGTGCTTTGGGTGATCTCGGAGAGAAGGCCGTCCGCCGCGATGCGGAGGGCCTCAAGCTGATCAAGACCGAGCGCGATCCCAGCGATCTGCGCAATGTAGTCTGCTTCCTGACCCCGAAAGGGAAACTATTGGCTGCCCGAATAGCGCAGCTAATGGGCATCGACGACACCAAGGTAGACGGGTCGTTTGTAAGTGGTGCCCAGTGA